The nucleotide window GCAATTGTAGAAACCGGAGAAAATACCAGCTCAATTGTTCCGAACAATATTGATTCTTTCCCTCATCCCTTTTATGAAGCAGGATTCGGAATCGCGCATCCATTGATTCCATTAAAAATCGAATTTGCGTGGAAATTAAATTACAGGGGAGAAAATAATTTTAGAGTCGGAATTAATTCGTTTATTTTTTAATAAAAAAAAGCGCTCAAAAAGAGCGCTTAAGAATTGGCAAGAAAACCTTCGAATCATTTTTCCTTTGGCTTTGCTTCACTTACAATAATGTTACGTCCATTTACTTCCGTACCATTCAATGCTGTGATAGCTGCACTTGCTTCGGATTCATTTTCCATTTCAACAAATCCAAATCCTCTCGATTTACCGGTCTGACGATCGGTAACAACTTTTGCAGTAACGACTGCGCCATGAGATTCAAACATTTCCCTCAAAGCTTTGTCGTTAACTGCCCAGGGAAGACTCCCTATAAACAATTTAGTACTCACGAACTGACCTCTGAAAAAATAGTGAAAAAAAAACTCGGTGCTTTCACCGCACTAAAACTTAGTACAAAACTATTCAAAAAACAAAAACTTTTTTAATTTATTCGCACTTTTTCTTCACACTTTCTTACTTTAAAATAAATTTATCCTAAAAATATTTAACAATTTTAGACTATAATTAGTAAGTCTCGAAATAGGTTAAGGAATGCGTGGGGTGCTGCTATGCCTGTTTGCATAAGAATAACGATTGTGGCAGTGCCATCAGAGATCTCTATTTAACAAGAAATACTTTAAAGAATATCCCTGCGTTAATTATCACTTACTTATTATTTTATGTTTCAATTTAAAAAAATTTCAAATTAAAAATATTTTAATTCAATGTCAGAGGAGAATAAAAAAAATAAGCGGAAACCGGGGCAAGAAAGAGATGAAATCATTGGCAAAGTAGAATACTATCGCCAGTTTAATTCAAAATTATTGAACAACAAAAGAGACATTGTTGTCTGGCTGCCAAATGGTTACAACCCTCAAAAACATCCTGATAAGACCTATCCGGTTCTTTACATGCACGATGGTCAAAATATAATTGACCCTAAGACTTCTTATGCCGGAAAGGACTGGCGCATTGATGAAACAGTAACTAAACTTATCCGACAGAAAAAGATAAAAGAAATAATTGTTGTGGGAATCTATAACACCACTGATAGATTAGAGGAGTACAGCTGGAGTGATAAGGGACAGAAATATTTAAGTTTTATTATTGATGAGTTAAAGCCTTTTATAGATTTCGAATATAAAACGAAGACAGGGAAAGAAGATACTGCTATAATGGGCTCATCTATGGGGGGATTAATTTCATTTTATGCTGCGTGGCACCATCCGGAAGTTTTTTCAATGGCTGGCTGCCTTTCAAGTTCATTTTATTTTAATAACGATAGAAGTATTAAGCAAGTTGAATTATACAACGGTCCTAAAAAGCATGTTAAATTTTATATTGATCATGGTGAGGATGGGTTAATCAGAGGGCAGAAAATGTTCTGTTTGTTGACCCAAAAGGGTTATGTCGTCGGGACTGATATTGATTACCAATATGTCCCCGGAGCCGAACACAATGAAAAAGAGTGGGCAGCAAGATTGGAAAGACCGTTGTTATTCTTTTTTAAAGAGAAGAAATAGCTATTTAAATCATTCACTGAGAGTGATCGCGATTTTTCGGAAGAGCAAAACATTCTATTGAATTATTTTATTGCCAATTTGCCTCAATGTGGTTGATTTGCTTCATTGCCAAATTATTTTCTAAAGTGTTAATTTACGGATAGTCAACTTTAATTAATTTATAAATTCATTTAAAGGTCATTTTATGCGCTGGCAAGGAAGAAGAGGAAGCTCAAACATTGAAGACAAACGAGGGCTTTCATCGAAAGGCATTATAGGCGGGGGTATCGGTGGAATTGTAATCATTCTGATCGTTATGCTTTTAGGCGGCGATCCAACTTCGCTGCTGCAAAATATTCAAACAGATCAACAAACATCCAATTCTAATTATTCTGAAACAGCAGAAGAAAAAGAACTCGCACAGTTTGTTTCCGTAGTGCTTGCAGAAACTGAAGATACATGGCATAAAATATTTTCTGACCTTGGTGAAAACTATCGTGAGCCAAAATTAGTTTTATTCACGGGAAGTGTGCAATCTGCCTGCGGTACGGCAGGTGCATCAACCGGACCTTTTTATTGTCCCGGTGATGAGAAACTGTATATTGATTTAAGTTTCTTTGACGAACTCCAAAAAAGATTTAAAGCACCCGGAGATTTTGCAATGGCTTACGTGATTGCTCACGAAGTCGGACATCATATTCAAAACCTTTTAGGAACAATGGATAAAATGAATCAACTTCGCTCACGATTAAGTGAAGAAGAGTACAACAAATACTCAGTCAGATTAGAACTTCAAGCAGATTTTTATGCAGGAGTTTGGGCACATTACACTGACAAATCGAAAAGGCTTCTTGAGGAAGGTGACTTAGACGAAGCAATAAATGCCGCAAGTGCTGTTGGCGATGACAGAATTCAAAAGCAGTCACAGGGCTATGTTGTTCCCGAATCTTTCACTCACGGTACTTCGGAACAAAGAAAACGCTGGTTCTATAAAGGATTTACTACCGGTGATATTAGGCAGGGGGATACATTTGGCACCGATAATCTTTAATTTAATTTTTATTGTTTAATTGTTAATAGGAATTTTATGAAATTATTTGTTCTTACTCTCACACTTGCACTTACTCTCTTTAGTTGTTCATCTAACCAACTTGTAAATCTTAGAACCGCAAAAGATATCGTTAAAGATTATTATGAATCAGGAAAGTTCGATGAAGAAATGTATGATGTAATTGAAGATGCAAAAGAAATGTTTAGTAAAGTTGAGATTAAGAAAAACTCCGCTGTAATTTTTGATGTTGATGAAACTGCGCTTAATAATTACGGCTTAGCCAAACAAATGGATTTTGGTTACGTTTATGAACTAAACAAAAAATGGAATGAAGAACTAAAAGCTCCGGCAATTAAACAAACTCAGGATTTATATTTTTACTTCCTGAATAAAGGAGTTAAAATTATTTTTCTTACCGGAAGAAATTCCTCCGAATATGATGTCACTTATAAAAATCTTATTCAAGCCGGCTATACAAAATTCGATACCTTGATTACTCAAAGAGAGGACGAGCAAAATATAAAATCACAAGAATTTAAAAGCAAAAAACGGACTGAGCTAACTCAACGTGGTTATGAAATTCTCGGAACTGTCGGTGATCAGTGGACTGACCTTACGGGTGCTTATACAGGTATCGAAATCAAACTGCCAAATTATTTGTACGAGATAAAATAAATGGCTGAATGTTGACACAGATTCTTAAAATCCTCTCATCAAAACTTTTTCAAAATCCGCTTTAGTCATCAACTTAACTAACTCTTTAAATCCTATTTGAGTCTTCCAGCCTAAAAGTTCCTGAGCTTTTGCGGGATTACCTATCAGCAAATCAACTTCTGTTGGTCTGTAATATCTTGGATTAACGGTAATGACGGTATCACCTTCCTTTAATTTATCGGTGATTTTATATTTAAAATTATTTTTGTTTTTGGAGTCACTGATCAGTTGAGCAGCTTTATCAAGATTTATTTTTTTAATTACGCCGATTTCATTTTCACCCTTCCCCCGCCATTCAATTTCAATTCCCAATTCATTAAAAGTTACCTCACAAAACTCTCGAACGCTGTGTGTTTCATTTGTAGCAAGCACAAAATCTTCAGCAGTATTGTGCTGCAAAATTTTCCACATACCTTCGCAATATTCAGGTGCATATCCCCAATCTCTTTTTGAATGCAGATTTCCCACCGAAAGATTCTCCTGCAAACCTGCCACAATTCTTGAAACTGCACGCGTAATTTTTCTCGTAACAAAAGTTTCCCCTCTCCTTGGCGACTCGTGATTAAACAAAATACCGTTGCAGGCAAAAATGTTATACGCTTCACGGTAATTAACAATAATCCAGTAAGCATAAAGCTTTGCTACTCCATAAGGCGAGCGCGGATAGAAAGGAGTTTTTTCAGTCTGCGGGATCTCCTGCACCTTACCAAATAATTCACTTGTAGATGCCTGATAAAACTTCACCTGTCTTAAACCAACTTCACGAATTGCATCAAGAAATCTGAGTGTGCCAAGTCCGTCAACCTGTGCAGTATAATCCGGAACTTCAAATGAAACTTTAACGTGACTTTGTGCAGCAAGATTATAAATTTCATCCGGCTCAATTTTTTCCA belongs to Ignavibacteriales bacterium and includes:
- a CDS encoding RNA-binding protein — its product is MSTKLFIGSLPWAVNDKALREMFESHGAVVTAKVVTDRQTGKSRGFGFVEMENESEASAAITALNGTEVNGRNIIVSEAKPKEK
- a CDS encoding alpha/beta hydrolase; the encoded protein is MSEENKKNKRKPGQERDEIIGKVEYYRQFNSKLLNNKRDIVVWLPNGYNPQKHPDKTYPVLYMHDGQNIIDPKTSYAGKDWRIDETVTKLIRQKKIKEIIVVGIYNTTDRLEEYSWSDKGQKYLSFIIDELKPFIDFEYKTKTGKEDTAIMGSSMGGLISFYAAWHHPEVFSMAGCLSSSFYFNNDRSIKQVELYNGPKKHVKFYIDHGEDGLIRGQKMFCLLTQKGYVVGTDIDYQYVPGAEHNEKEWAARLERPLLFFFKEKK
- a CDS encoding neutral zinc metallopeptidase; translation: MRWQGRRGSSNIEDKRGLSSKGIIGGGIGGIVIILIVMLLGGDPTSLLQNIQTDQQTSNSNYSETAEEKELAQFVSVVLAETEDTWHKIFSDLGENYREPKLVLFTGSVQSACGTAGASTGPFYCPGDEKLYIDLSFFDELQKRFKAPGDFAMAYVIAHEVGHHIQNLLGTMDKMNQLRSRLSEEEYNKYSVRLELQADFYAGVWAHYTDKSKRLLEEGDLDEAINAASAVGDDRIQKQSQGYVVPESFTHGTSEQRKRWFYKGFTTGDIRQGDTFGTDNL
- the gmd gene encoding GDP-mannose 4,6-dehydratase, with translation MKKALITGITGQDGSYLTEQLIQKGYQVHGIIRRSSSFNTARIDHLYSDPEILNKKLFLHYGDLVDTSNMNRLLEKIEPDEIYNLAAQSHVKVSFEVPDYTAQVDGLGTLRFLDAIREVGLRQVKFYQASTSELFGKVQEIPQTEKTPFYPRSPYGVAKLYAYWIIVNYREAYNIFACNGILFNHESPRRGETFVTRKITRAVSRIVAGLQENLSVGNLHSKRDWGYAPEYCEGMWKILQHNTAEDFVLATNETHSVREFCEVTFNELGIEIEWRGKGENEIGVIKKINLDKAAQLISDSKNKNNFKYKITDKLKEGDTVITVNPRYYRPTEVDLLIGNPAKAQELLGWKTQIGFKELVKLMTKADFEKVLMRGF